The Methanofastidiosum sp. DNA window TTTAATATGTCTGTCTACACAATTATAACATGCATTTAGCTCTCCATTAACAAACCACTTCGAGTGAGGTGGATTCCAATCTAGTACTTTTTCCCATTTTTTATACCAGTGAAGTTCAGAGGCATAGCTTTCCCAGAATTTCTCAGAATTTTTAGATGCATTTTCGATTGTTTCTTTACTAGTAATATGAGCTTTCTTTTTAAATTCTGTTGAAGGGTAAAATCTTCTAAATTCAGTTAATAGCCCCTCAAGCGACTTCCCCTTTACAGATACCATGTTAAACTCCCCATATTTTCTAAATATTTTAACGACTACTTACTTGATTTTCAATCCCTTTATAAGTTTTTCTAATATTTAATAAAAAATTAAAACAAAATACGTTAATATTCTATAATTATCGGATAAAGTTCAAAACAAAAGTAGAGTATTAACTTACATACTCTAAAAGTAACTCAGAAAGATCAATTATTTTCATTTCTGAAGCATCTTTTAGATTTCTTTTACAGAAAGGGCATGTAGAAACTATAATCTCGGCTTCAATTTCCTTTGCATCATTTATTCTTTCTATTGCCATAGAATTAGAGAGATCACCGAATAAGGATTTAACACCACCACCAGCACCACAACATCTTGAGTCTTCCTTAGCTCTTTTCATTTCAACAAATTCTACATTTGGAAGCTTTTTTATTATTTCTCTTGGCTCTTCATAGATTTTAAGATGCCTTCCCATATGGCAAGGGTCATGGAAAGTAACTTTAAAATTTTTACTGCCTTTTAGTTTTAATCTTCCTTCTTTTATAAGTTCAAGGAAGTACTGTGAAGAATGAATAAATCTTAGATTAATATCTTCAAAATTTGGATAATCCTTAATGAATGTTCTAAGACAACCTGCGCATGAGAATATAACAGTTTTAGCCCCAGTATGTTTAATTTTTTCTAGATTTTCTTTTGAAAGTTCTCTAGCTATTTTTTTGTTCCCTGTTCTTAAGGCAACTGAACCACAACATACTTCGTCAACTAGGGCATATGAAACATTTGCTTTTTCAAGAAGTTTTATAGTAGAATCTGCAATATCATTTTCCCTATATAGCCCCATACAACCTCTGAAATAAACTATCTCGTTTCCTTCTTTAATTTGTTTATGAATTGATTCTCCAAATGGATTCTTAGTTTTTTGAATATTTTCCATTATTTTCTCATGAGTTGGGAATAATACGCCCATTGAAGAAACTTCTTCCCTTAGTCTTTCTGAATATTCAGCATTTCCAATTCCAACAGGACAAGATATTTCACATGTATTGCATGTTGTGCAGAAGAAAAGTCCATTTTCCAAAGAGGTATCTGAATTCTCTAAAAAATAAGATGCAGAGGTACCCCTCCCCCCAAGATAACCTTTATAGCCGTACTCGTTTCCAACAACATAATATACTGGGCAGTCGAGAAGGCAATTTCCACAGCCTATACAATAGAATAAATTCTTGTAACCCCTTTCTAAGGCCTCAGTTCTCCCATTATCAACAAGAACTAAAATCACTTCACCCGGGCCTTGCATACCCTTGAATAACATTTTTTCTATATCTGCAGTCTTTGAGATGCCGGCTATAATTTCAATATATGATGTTATTGATGCGCCTGTTGCA harbors:
- a CDS encoding LUD domain-containing protein; this translates as MITEDYLKNKINEPLENKEKLIALRKAFKTTRDRQNENKVLFPDLNERKERLKKIRDFSIGNKELLSQAIKNFEKNGFRVFYANTKKDAVDFILNEMGNEKLVVKSKSNVTKEIGLHEHLEKNGVEVIETDLGDYIIQLSTEKPAHPTGPACHLSRYDIAKIFSESFNKELEPDPLVLTKIGRQKIREYIEKSKIGITGANAICAEEGAVIIINNEGNINLVQMREKKHIIVTSIDKLYPNIEEAINMLKLCTYYATGASITSYIEIIAGISKTADIEKMLFKGMQGPGEVILVLVDNGRTEALERGYKNLFYCIGCGNCLLDCPVYYVVGNEYGYKGYLGGRGTSASYFLENSDTSLENGLFFCTTCNTCEISCPVGIGNAEYSERLREEVSSMGVLFPTHEKIMENIQKTKNPFGESIHKQIKEGNEIVYFRGCMGLYRENDIADSTIKLLEKANVSYALVDEVCCGSVALRTGNKKIARELSKENLEKIKHTGAKTVIFSCAGCLRTFIKDYPNFEDINLRFIHSSQYFLELIKEGRLKLKGSKNFKVTFHDPCHMGRHLKIYEEPREIIKKLPNVEFVEMKRAKEDSRCCGAGGGVKSLFGDLSNSMAIERINDAKEIEAEIIVSTCPFCKRNLKDASEMKIIDLSELLLEYVS